The Candidatus Hydrogenedentota bacterium genome has a window encoding:
- a CDS encoding bifunctional (p)ppGpp synthetase/guanosine-3',5'-bis(diphosphate) 3'-pyrophosphohydrolase, with product MPQAPHGAAMRSQFIKLKKQLRKNFSEANLEVVRHAYRIADEAHVGQKRLSGEPYIMHTLSVAQNLAAIGLDPVVCAAGLLHDVIEDTALTREDLHREFGEEIATLVDGVTKISSLHFLDRAATHEIKQAQNIRKMMVATAKDVRVILIKLADRLHNIRTLEHLPAEKRWRIARETLDIYAPMAHRLGISQWKWELEDHAFHHLMPDEYRAIAQQVAMKRRQRESELIEVIKILEARLKEAEVVAHVIGRPKHLYSIYQKMVQQGKDFHEVMDIQAVRIITQTEAGCYNALGVVHSLWTPIPGRMKDYIAMPKLNMYQAIHTTVMSDSARPLEVQIRSEDMDKMAREGIAAHWIYKEGEKHRDSKLDHQLTWLRQMYSWLKDAHAPEELMDSMRRDFGPSHTYVFTPKGEVKELPPGATPLDYAYMIHSDVGHQCIGARVNGRMVPLRYHLQTGDVVEVLTSKSQTPHLDWVDIVVTGRARTRIRQRLRELGMLAPMDDPMHHPHANDQPATAPPPRPRPKPAAVREVDDETRQNLVRIEGDKGLTVQFAKCCNPMPGHALIGYITKNTGITVHRADCKSFAKSSRDATRIVEASWEGEGLYETTIRVSVGQRPNVLSDLMNALRPLNIDIERADYHVEEGGAGDFRFTVHTSGKSTINRIVRALNTVNGVQEVTVEPEGEGAQPRIALAG from the coding sequence ATGCCGCAAGCCCCCCACGGAGCCGCCATGCGCAGCCAGTTCATCAAACTGAAGAAGCAACTCCGGAAAAACTTCTCCGAAGCGAACCTGGAGGTGGTGCGCCACGCCTACCGCATCGCGGACGAGGCCCACGTCGGCCAGAAACGGCTCTCCGGCGAGCCCTACATCATGCATACCCTGTCCGTGGCCCAGAATCTGGCGGCCATCGGGCTTGATCCGGTCGTCTGCGCCGCCGGCCTGCTGCACGACGTCATCGAGGACACCGCCCTCACCCGCGAGGACCTCCACCGGGAGTTCGGCGAGGAGATCGCCACCCTCGTGGATGGCGTCACCAAGATCAGCAGCCTCCATTTCCTGGACCGGGCGGCCACCCACGAAATCAAGCAGGCCCAGAACATCCGCAAGATGATGGTGGCGACCGCGAAGGACGTGCGGGTCATTCTCATCAAGCTGGCGGACCGCCTGCACAATATCCGCACCCTCGAGCACCTGCCCGCGGAGAAGCGTTGGCGCATCGCCCGGGAAACGCTCGATATTTACGCCCCCATGGCGCACCGGCTGGGTATTTCGCAGTGGAAGTGGGAGCTCGAAGACCACGCGTTCCACCACCTCATGCCGGACGAGTACCGGGCCATCGCGCAGCAGGTGGCCATGAAGCGGCGGCAGCGCGAATCCGAATTGATCGAAGTCATTAAGATCCTGGAAGCCCGTCTCAAGGAGGCCGAGGTCGTGGCCCACGTCATCGGCCGCCCGAAGCACCTGTACAGCATCTACCAGAAGATGGTGCAGCAGGGGAAGGACTTCCACGAGGTGATGGATATCCAGGCCGTGCGCATCATCACGCAGACCGAGGCCGGGTGCTACAACGCGCTCGGCGTCGTCCACAGCCTCTGGACCCCCATCCCCGGCCGTATGAAGGACTATATCGCCATGCCCAAGCTCAATATGTATCAGGCGATACATACGACGGTCATGAGCGACAGCGCCCGGCCCCTGGAGGTCCAGATCCGGTCCGAGGACATGGACAAGATGGCGCGCGAGGGCATCGCCGCGCACTGGATCTACAAGGAAGGCGAAAAACACCGCGACAGCAAGCTCGACCACCAGCTCACGTGGCTCCGGCAGATGTACTCGTGGCTCAAGGATGCGCATGCCCCCGAAGAGCTCATGGACAGCATGCGCCGCGACTTCGGGCCCAGCCACACCTACGTTTTCACCCCCAAGGGCGAGGTGAAGGAATTGCCGCCGGGCGCCACCCCCCTCGACTACGCCTATATGATCCACTCCGACGTGGGCCACCAGTGCATCGGCGCGCGGGTGAACGGGCGCATGGTGCCGCTGCGCTACCACCTGCAAACCGGCGATGTCGTGGAAGTGTTGACCTCGAAAAGCCAGACTCCCCACCTCGACTGGGTGGATATTGTCGTCACGGGCCGCGCGCGCACGCGCATCCGCCAGCGCCTCCGCGAGCTCGGCATGCTCGCGCCCATGGACGACCCCATGCACCACCCGCACGCGAACGATCAGCCCGCGACCGCGCCCCCGCCGCGGCCCCGGCCGAAACCCGCCGCCGTGCGCGAGGTGGACGACGAAACGCGGCAGAACCTGGTCCGCATCGAGGGGGACAAGGGCCTCACGGTCCAGTTCGCCAAGTGCTGCAACCCCATGCCGGGCCACGCCCTGATCGGCTACATTACGAAGAACACGGGCATTACCGTCCACCGGGCCGATTGCAAGAGCTTCGCGAAATCGAGCCGCGACGCGACGCGCATTGTGGAGGCCTCGTGGGAAGGCGAAGGCCTCTACGAAACGACCATCCGCGTGTCCGTGGGCCAGCGCCCCAACGTGCTCTCGGACCTGATGAACGCCCTGCGCCCCCTGAATATTGATATCGAGCGGGCGGACTACCATGTGGAGGAGGGCGGCGCAGGCGATTTCCGCTTTACCGTGCACACCTCCGGAAAGAGCACCATCAACCGGATCGTGCGCGCGCTGAACACCGTTAACGGGGTGCAGGAGGTCACCGTCGAACCGGAGGGCGAGGGCGCCCAACCCCGGATCGCGCTGGCGGGCTGA
- the uvrB gene encoding excinuclease ABC subunit UvrB, whose product MDRFTLATEFAPAGDQPAAIDALVRGLEEGLAHQVLLGVTGSGKTFTVANVIERTQRPALVLAHNKILAAQLYGEFKALFPDNAVEYFVSYYDYYQPEAYVPASDTFIEKDASINDEIDKMRHAATRALLTRRDCIIVASVSCIYGIGSPEVYGALRVELEPGQMKDRDELLAGLVEMQYSRNDVDFHRGTFRVRGDTVDIFPAYEADRAVRVEFFGDEIENLVEIDPLRGTVLRKLRRTAIYPSTHYATTRSALESAIESIEVELEERLGELNAANEILYAQRLEQRTRYDLEMLREIGFCSGIENYSRHLDGRLPGEPPYTLMNYFPDDYLLIIDESHISVPQVGAMFKGDRSRKDKLIEYGFRLPCARDNRPLTFEEFEDRMGQTIFVSATPAKYELEQAGGVIVEQVVRPTGLVDPAVEVRPAAGQVDDLLEEVRARAERGERVLVTTLTKRMAEDLTTYFSELNVRVRYMHSDVETLERIELVRELRQGGYDVLVGINLLREGLDIPEVSLVAVLDADKEGFLRSDTSLIQTCGRAARNLGGKVIMYADQITGSMRRAMDEMDRRRAKQQAHNKKHGITPESIRKAIPDIVGALYQRETRDLPRAAEEPDLYVATEDINKTIKKLEKAMKEAASKMDFEKAAEYRDRMLALERRQIEEGL is encoded by the coding sequence ATGGATCGTTTCACGCTCGCGACGGAGTTCGCCCCCGCCGGCGACCAGCCCGCCGCCATCGACGCGCTCGTCCGCGGGCTGGAAGAGGGCCTCGCGCACCAGGTCCTGCTTGGCGTCACCGGCTCCGGGAAAACCTTCACGGTCGCCAACGTCATCGAGCGGACCCAGCGGCCCGCGCTTGTCCTGGCGCACAACAAGATCCTCGCGGCCCAGCTCTACGGCGAGTTCAAGGCGCTCTTCCCCGACAACGCGGTGGAGTATTTCGTCAGCTACTACGACTATTACCAGCCCGAGGCCTACGTTCCCGCGAGCGACACCTTCATCGAGAAGGACGCGTCGATCAACGACGAGATCGACAAGATGCGCCACGCCGCCACGCGCGCCCTGCTGACCCGGCGCGACTGCATCATCGTGGCGAGCGTCTCGTGCATCTACGGCATCGGCTCCCCGGAGGTCTACGGCGCGCTGCGCGTGGAGCTCGAACCCGGCCAAATGAAGGATCGCGACGAGCTCCTCGCCGGCCTCGTCGAAATGCAGTATTCGCGCAATGACGTGGACTTCCACCGCGGCACGTTCCGCGTCCGCGGCGATACCGTGGATATCTTCCCGGCCTACGAGGCCGATCGCGCGGTCCGGGTCGAGTTTTTCGGGGACGAAATCGAGAACCTCGTCGAGATCGATCCGCTGCGCGGCACGGTGCTCCGCAAGCTCCGGCGCACGGCCATCTACCCTTCCACGCACTACGCCACCACGCGCAGCGCCCTGGAGAGCGCCATCGAGAGCATCGAGGTGGAGCTCGAGGAGCGCCTGGGCGAACTGAACGCCGCCAACGAAATCCTCTACGCGCAGCGGCTCGAACAGCGCACCCGCTACGACCTGGAAATGCTCCGCGAGATCGGCTTCTGCTCCGGAATCGAGAACTACTCGCGCCACCTGGACGGGCGCCTGCCGGGCGAGCCGCCCTACACCCTCATGAACTACTTCCCCGATGACTACCTGCTCATCATCGACGAGAGCCACATCTCCGTCCCGCAGGTGGGGGCCATGTTCAAGGGGGACCGCTCCCGTAAGGACAAGCTCATCGAGTACGGCTTCCGCCTGCCCTGCGCGCGCGACAACCGCCCGCTCACCTTCGAGGAATTCGAGGACCGCATGGGCCAGACCATCTTCGTCAGCGCGACGCCGGCGAAATACGAGCTGGAACAGGCGGGCGGCGTGATCGTGGAGCAGGTTGTGCGGCCGACCGGCCTCGTGGACCCCGCTGTCGAGGTGCGCCCCGCCGCGGGCCAGGTGGACGATCTCCTGGAGGAGGTGCGCGCGCGCGCCGAGCGCGGCGAACGCGTCCTCGTCACCACCCTCACCAAGCGCATGGCCGAGGACCTCACCACCTACTTCTCCGAGCTCAACGTGCGCGTGCGCTACATGCACAGCGACGTGGAGACCCTGGAGCGCATCGAGCTCGTCCGCGAACTCCGCCAGGGCGGCTACGACGTACTCGTCGGCATCAACCTCCTCCGCGAAGGCCTCGATATCCCCGAAGTCTCGCTCGTCGCCGTCCTCGACGCCGACAAGGAGGGCTTCCTCCGCTCCGATACCAGCCTCATCCAGACCTGCGGCCGCGCCGCGCGCAACCTGGGCGGCAAGGTCATCATGTACGCCGACCAGATCACCGGGTCCATGAGGCGCGCCATGGACGAGATGGACCGCCGCCGCGCGAAGCAGCAGGCCCACAACAAGAAACACGGCATCACCCCCGAATCCATCCGCAAGGCCATCCCCGACATCGTCGGCGCCCTCTACCAGCGCGAAACGCGCGACCTGCCGCGCGCCGCCGAAGAGCCCGACCTCTACGTGGCCACCGAGGACATCAACAAGACCATCAAGAAGCTCGAAAAGGCCATGAAGGAAGCCGCCTCCAAGATGGACTTCGAAAAGGCCGCCGAATACCGCGACCGCATGCTCGCCCTGGAGCGCCGCCAGATCGAGGAGGGGCTGTAG